CGCCCCCGCCGTATCAGCCGCGCCTCTGGCTCGACGGCCCCTTCGTCTAGCGGTTAGGACGTCGCCCTCTCACGGCGAAAACACGAGTTCGATTCTCGTAGGGGTCACCAGCGATTTCAATCGCTTGGCTGCCGGATAGCTGCGCAATTGCGCATCTTACTGCAGATTTACTGCAAAACCGTGGCTGGAAATCGGCGGATTTTCACGGATTGTTCAGGACAGCAGCCGGGTAGGCTGGCTCGTCGCCAACTCGCGACCAATGTCTGATTCGTGTCCAATTGCAGTCGTTCCAGCCCCGTCGGCAGAAACCGACAGCGGACGCGTGCTCGGGCTATCGATCATCTCCTATGCGGCAATGCGAAGTGGGGGCCCGCTGGAATTCTCCGGCGACGCCGACGCGCGCGGCGGTGTCTTTCCCGCCGCTATAGAAGACGCCCGCCGTCAGCGCGAAGGTGGCGGTCGGTGTTGAAGCGATGCTCGAGCGAGGCGCTGACAGCTACTTCGCGGCGATAGATCGCAGTGTTCGCGGCCTAGCTGGTCCGACCGGGACCTGAGAGCATCGGTGCTGGCGCCAGCGTCACCGCAGCGGCAATCCTCCGGCGCGCTTCGGGGCGACTGGCGTTGGCGAGGTCGAACAGGGTCGCTTGGCCATTCTGCAGATTCTCACCCTTCTGGCAAATTGTAGCGGTGCTCGTTAGCAACGGTCTCGAAGGGGTGGCCATGGCTGATATTCAATGGGTGCAGGTAATCGCTGGCGTGGTTGGCGGCGGTGCCGCAGGAGCTATAATCACTGCAATTGCTACGACGTATCGAAATCGTATTCAGCCGGTTAGATATCGCCTCGAATTGAAAGAGCTTTTTGGCGGTGTGTCTGCCGGGCCATCGGCAAGCGTCCAAGTGATGCTGAGCGACAAGGGGGCGGTTCAGGCTTTCGGTAACTTGCATCAAGTGACCTTGGACATCAGCAACCGCGGCAATATCGATCGTGCCAATTTCAAGTTTAGCTTGGGTTTTCCGGCCGGGACCAAGATCGTGATGCTCGATGCTCGTGATACTGACCGAAATCACAAATTCGTGTCGCGCACAGATGTCTCCGCCATCTCGCCGGTGGATGCATTGGATTTTGAGGTTAAGCCTTTCAACCGCGGCAATGTTTACGAGATTATTGCGTACGTAGCTGATGCGACCGACCTGAGTGCGGCAGATATTGAGCTCACTAGCCCGGCGCCCGTTTCCTTCGTTTCTTCACCCTCAACGGCCGAACTCGTGGCGGGGCTCAAACCGGCGGTAGAGATCGGCCTCTTCGGAGCGAAACTGACGTTCAAGTAGGCCGCTAGCACTACGGCATTCGTCGATTGGCCGCTCCTGCCAACAGCCACCCTAGGCGACCGCCTTCTCGACATCGCCACGTACTTACGAAGCCGCTGCGCATGCGGTCTGCCAGGCCGCGCCGGTTGCGCGTGGTCGTGAAGCCGCCCGACAGGATAGTCATGGTTGCCATCGGCTCCAGCAGCCCGTCGAGGGTGGGGAAGAAGTCGATACCGCCAGCCCCTTCGCCCTATTCGGGGACCGGGTGAATGTCGGTGACGGCGCGCAATCCCCCTCCCAAGGCAGGCGTGATCCTGGTCGACCTCACCCGACCGCAGGATTGCCAATGGCGAGCCTCTTTCCATCCTGCGACCCCGAGAAATCGAAGGCCCTGATGACGGCGCTCGATTCTATCAATGGGCGGTTCAGCCGGTACACCATGCGGCCAGCGTCCACCGGTCGGAGGAAGAAGTGGCGCATGCGCCGGGTTCGCCTCTCGCCGGTACTCCACCAGATTAGACGACCTTTTGCGGGTGAAGGCATAGGCGTGATTAGCGCTTTTCGAATGATGCGAAGTGGCCCCCCGGGAGGTTGAATGCGCTGGACGTCCAAGGCCTCCGCCACTTCGTTACCTCGTTGACCTCGTGAACTCGAAAAGGGCCTTCGAGATGAAGGGTGCGCCAGCGCTTGGATTTGCGGGAGTATCCACCGGCCGACATCTCCTCACCGCCTTCTCCGTACCATGAGCTAGAAGGGACATCGATCAAATGGTCGCTGAAGCGGCCCTTCCAAAGCGACTCCTCAACAGGATCGATGTACCAGAGTTCGCCGAAGCACAGAGCCTGTGCCCATTTTTCCCATGGCCGTATGGGGTACTGTCGTATGATTAGGCCGGATTGCGTTCGCTCGGCAGTTTCGCGCATCTTCCCGCCCAAGATGCCAAGCCACATCACCGGAACATTGACAGCCATATAAGCCACCGTTCTCTTTTCGATGGCGTCGTAGAGTATGGGGGTATGCTGCACCTCGATCGCGAAGGTGAGCCCGCCATCTGGCGAGATCACATAAACATCGGCCCGCCGATCGCCGCCGCTGGAAAGGACCACGACTTCATAGTCAGCCTGATAGCCCATCATGCGATAGGCGTCCCTAAGAAGCAGCTTCGCGGCAAGATGCTCCTGTGTTTCACCCACCGCCCATGAGCAACTGGTCGGTGGCTTGTGAGAGAAGTTATGAGCGACGATCCGCCCCTTCCTCAGGATCACCGCACCGTGACAATTGGGACAGAAATAGTCGGGTCCTTTTTGCGCCGCACCCGCATCTATCTTCAAGCCATTGAGTAGCCCCGTAAGCATGGCGGGCAGTGTAGCCCGGGTACGCCGGAAAGTTACAGCTTTAAGTACCTTCTGGCATCATCGTGGGTGACTGTTTCTCGTTCGATCTCCTCGTCCATCCCTCGAATGGGTGAATATGGAGCAAGGTTGGGTTCCGCAAACGGGTTTCCCTCAAGGTGGCGAATGAGCGACTCGCACAGCGTGATTATATTGATCCAGCGTAAAGCCAAGTGATGGAGTATCAGAATTTTCGTCGCCGGTATTTCGACTGGAATATCTTTGCCGCCGCGGTTGCGGGGAGAATACTCGAAAACCGTGGCGAGCGACTCGTTCGCCGCGGTTTTGTTGAATCGGCGAACTTCCTCGATGAGCCGGGAAATCGCACCATAGGCGGCGGTTTTTCGGTAGCCGCCAGATGCGGGGTCGAATTGTAAAAATATGCTCGACGTCAGAGCGTCAGGTAGGATGGTGATCTCAATTTGTCCGTTGAGAAGTTGGTAGAATATCGTGGCGAATTTATCCCACTCCTTACCTTCCATGTACACATCTTCGGTACGCGTGGACATGGTCACTGCGTAAGCGTTTAGGTGTTTGATTAGCGATGCCCGGGGGTCTAGCGCTTCCCCCTTATACTTTAAGAGCAAGTGGCAAAGGATATTCAGCAGTTCGTGTTGCAGCGCTTTCCGGTAAGCGGCTTCGTCGGCGGTCAGCCCGCCGAACGTCAAAGGGTGCAGAACGTCTGCAATGTCCCTAAAATTTCGGAAGGTATGAATCCAGTTGCCCGTCGGCTTTTCGGTCCCTCGCTTAACGGCCATGGCGGTTTCGAGGTTACGGCCTACTTCCGTGATGAAGGCGCTGACGAACTCTGCGTCGGTCGTAAATCGGCTGTGAAAATTTACGATCTCGCGGCGCTCTTGATCGTTCATTTCTAGCGAAGCCAAGTGCTTCGCTAGCGCCTTGCGATCCTCGCGAAGCTGCCACACCTGATCGCGAACGAGGGTAACGATGCGCAACGAGCCCGCCTCATGGCGGGCATACGCGTGGCGGTACTCTTGCTGAGTGATGCTGATGCGGCTGGGCTCGTCGTACCAGCCCCCGACACGCCCTCCGATGAGGAGTATAAAGTAATCTGCCTGATCGATATTCGATAGGCAGGCCTCATAGGAATGTTGATCAAGATTGTTGTTGAAATCCCGGTACTCTGACGCGAGCACTCGACAGCCACGGCTCTCCAGAAGGTACTTTATCGCGCCCCTGAGATCCTCAAAGTCGTAAATGGTCGAGGACAGGAAAAATGTCGGACGTTTTGCCATGGGGGCCTACAAGTCAAAAAAGGTTCAGGTTGCACCATCAGAACCCGGCGCTGCGCTGACGGCAAGATGTGTGGTGGTGGGACCACCACAATCTTGGCAAGGGGAGCCCGCTGCGCTGCCCGTTGCATCCCCACCCGCTAATCGGCGCGTTTTCTGATCCGCATACTGGCGTGTGGGATCGTATCCAGGCCGTTGCGCCGTGTCGACGTTGCATCACTCGTCAGGAACGACGGTTCCCGACACCGCGTTTGGCTCGTCCTGATCGGACCCTCTGCGTCCCTCAGCGCCGCACATGCCGCATTCGGCGATGTACTCGCCCATCTCCCCCTCATCCGGCCGCCATGTGACGGTGATGTCGAACGAGCCGCACCGGCCGCACCGGTCAGGTGCTCGCGCCAGCGACTTCAGCGCCAGCCCTGTAAGCTCCTGCAGCACGTGTTCCGTCGCTGAGAGGGCCAGTTCTGCATCGGCACGCGTCGCGTTGCCCGCATGGGTCAGCCAGTTTGCGAGCTGCCAGCCTTTCTGGCAGATCGCTTTCAGGTAGCCGCGGACATACTCCGCCGCGCCACCGGCCGCCTTGGCCCCGATCACATGGTCCGACCATGCGGTGAAGTCGCCCTTTTTCGGGGCGTCTGCGATTTCATCGAAAAGCCCGGCGGCGTTTACCTCCTTGATAAACGAGGTCATCGCTTCCCGGCACTGGAGGCCGATGGCCTGAAAGTCCTCGATCTCGTTGGCGGCATCCAACGCGAGCGCCGCCTGATGGATTTTTCTCTGCGTGATCGACAGGAGTTGCAGCACAACTTCGTCGCCTTCGGGCTCGCGCCGGGCCTGTACGCGCGCCATCAACCCGATATGGAAGGACAGCGTGTAATCGACGCTGGGCATCAGTTTTTGGGAGTAGAGGTTGGTGGGATTGGTGATGACCCACCACCTGTTCAGGTTCGTGTGCACATCCCAAACGCGATAGTCGGTTCCGAAGACCCGTTCGGTCTTTAGCTTCTCCGCGTGCTCGACCAGCTCCTCCTCGATGTCGCTTTCACCCGTATTTTCAATCTCCCTCTCGCGCATCTTGTTGCATTGCCACTCGATGTAATCGGTGATCTCGCGCACCTCATGTTCGGATTGTTCAACGACCAAGTTTCGCAGCTCCGTTTTCGGCAGCTCCGGCGGGATGATGCACTCACCTGAGTCGTCGTGTTGATGCTCTTGTTCATCGGTCATGGCTTTATCTTATCTCTGACATCGGCGGTGCGAGCGCTCTTCCATGACGAGTTTTCAAGCGGCGCATCAATGCCCGAACACCAGGCGCCTAGGCTGCGAAGCAAACTGCGTGGCAGCGCGCAACGCAACGATATCAGTGCCGTATAACCTCGTCTGGAGTGAACCACTCGTTTCTGATGACTGAGGCCGCCACCGCGTCGGGGTCTTCCGTATAAGCAATCAACGCCAAGCTCTTTCGCGCACGGGTGCACGTCACGTACAACAAGCGCCGTGTACGGTTTACGCCCCCATCTGTCGCCTCGGCCAAATGCTTACGGTCAGTGTCCGACAGAGGCTTTGCCTCAAAAAGCTTTTCGTAGGAAAAGAGAAAGCCACGCGCGTCGCTGTCATCGAGTACCGCCAAGACTCTATCGAATTCCAGGCCTTTGACCCCTTGATGAGTCCCGAAGTGACCGCGATCTGCAACATACTCGGCATAGGCGGCGGTCTGCCGATACGGCGTTTCCAAGAATGCCCGCCACGCCTCTAGGCTCGCTGGCGACGCCGCGGCGGCCTCTTCAGCCTCCGCAGAGTCTACCGCGTCGTCGATGGGATCGAGATCAATTGCTTCGTTGGACAGCTCCGGCTGAGTGGCAACCACGAACGCTCGCAGCGCCGCCGGAATCTCGAAGAGCTGGTGTTCCGCCACGCATTGGAACACGTCGAGAAACGTAGCCTCACCCTCTAGATCTAAAGCTAGGAGCGCCTCCACACCCGATCGGACGGGAAACAGCGGATCGTCGGGCGTCGACGTCGCGATAATCGCGGAGCGCTTCAGCAGCGGCGATGTGGCGCGCAAATGCGCCATCAATGCAAAGTCATCCTTGGCGCGTGCCGCATTGACCAGAGGCTCTACCCGTTCCGTAAACAGGCGGATCCCGGCAAGGTCTCCTGTTCGAAGCCCGGTTCCGAGGCGGGAATCGCGATCAAGCGCCTGGAACATGTCGAGGAACCCCGCCCTCGCAGCCGCCATGTGATGCTCGAGTATCAGGGCCTTCACTGCGCGTTCTCGCTCCCATTCGGGATCATTGCAAAGTTCGGCCATCGTTGCGCGAACGACATATTCAAAACCTGGCTTGTCCACGAGATCGCTTGGCGCGATGAAAAGACGCACAATCCCTTTAGAGCTGTCGTCCCGCGCGAGCTGCGTCTGGCGATCCACGGCGGACCGTAGCACGTTACCGAGCGCGACCACGCGCTGCGGCGAGCGATGATTCATCCGTTTGGCGGGCCGAGCCCAATCCAAGGGAACGAGACGCTCGAGCTCGGAGTGACCATCGGTATAGATGCGCTGCATCGTGTCGCCGAAAAGTCCGATCGCAAACTTCCCGAC
This portion of the Sphingomonas sp. So64.6b genome encodes:
- a CDS encoding competence protein CoiA family protein — its product is MKIDAGAAQKGPDYFCPNCHGAVILRKGRIVAHNFSHKPPTSCSWAVGETQEHLAAKLLLRDAYRMMGYQADYEVVVLSSGGDRRADVYVISPDGGLTFAIEVQHTPILYDAIEKRTVAYMAVNVPVMWLGILGGKMRETAERTQSGLIIRQYPIRPWEKWAQALCFGELWYIDPVEESLWKGRFSDHLIDVPSSSWYGEGGEEMSAGGYSRKSKRWRTLHLEGPFRVHEVNEVTKWRRPWTSSAFNLPGGHFASFEKR
- a CDS encoding DUF4062 domain-containing protein, coding for MAKRPTFFLSSTIYDFEDLRGAIKYLLESRGCRVLASEYRDFNNNLDQHSYEACLSNIDQADYFILLIGGRVGGWYDEPSRISITQQEYRHAYARHEAGSLRIVTLVRDQVWQLREDRKALAKHLASLEMNDQERREIVNFHSRFTTDAEFVSAFITEVGRNLETAMAVKRGTEKPTGNWIHTFRNFRDIADVLHPLTFGGLTADEAAYRKALQHELLNILCHLLLKYKGEALDPRASLIKHLNAYAVTMSTRTEDVYMEGKEWDKFATIFYQLLNGQIEITILPDALTSSIFLQFDPASGGYRKTAAYGAISRLIEEVRRFNKTAANESLATVFEYSPRNRGGKDIPVEIPATKILILHHLALRWINIITLCESLIRHLEGNPFAEPNLAPYSPIRGMDEEIERETVTHDDARRYLKL
- a CDS encoding UvrD-helicase domain-containing protein, which gives rise to MVEVETAPANFDDHVDATIEACLDPSNPQSFFLYAGAGSGKTRSLKNALDVFRANHGFGFRRLGKKIAVITYTNAAADEIAERVGEDMLFPISTIHSFCWKHIETYHSDIQTWLLATLPADIADLHEKQAKGRAGTKAAQDRGRAIESTTKRLEWLSIPRRFTYNPNGDNFGADSLSHSEVLKITAAFIQTKPSMQAVLVNRYPFLLIDESQDTNRGLLEAFFSLAAANVGKFAIGLFGDTMQRIYTDGHSELERLVPLDWARPAKRMNHRSPQRVVALGNVLRSAVDRQTQLARDDSSKGIVRLFIAPSDLVDKPGFEYVVRATMAELCNDPEWERERAVKALILEHHMAAARAGFLDMFQALDRDSRLGTGLRTGDLAGIRLFTERVEPLVNAARAKDDFALMAHLRATSPLLKRSAIIATSTPDDPLFPVRSGVEALLALDLEGEATFLDVFQCVAEHQLFEIPAALRAFVVATQPELSNEAIDLDPIDDAVDSAEAEEAAAASPASLEAWRAFLETPYRQTAAYAEYVADRGHFGTHQGVKGLEFDRVLAVLDDSDARGFLFSYEKLFEAKPLSDTDRKHLAEATDGGVNRTRRLLYVTCTRARKSLALIAYTEDPDAVAASVIRNEWFTPDEVIRH